The Dendropsophus ebraccatus isolate aDenEbr1 chromosome 3, aDenEbr1.pat, whole genome shotgun sequence genome includes a region encoding these proteins:
- the LOC138786436 gene encoding olfactory receptor 6B1-like: protein MKEHQSNNITAFILVGFPTHPKLQPLLFTIFLIIYILTVSENVVIIVTIRMNSLLHKPMYYLLCSLSVLEIWYVTVTVPNLLHNILTQNKQINFFACMAQLYIFISLACTECVLLAVMAFDRYVAICIPLHYTDIMSNTCCLCLAVGSWVLGFSIAMFKVILIFRSSFCGSNIINHFFCDISPVLNLACTDVSLAELVDFILGMIVTVVPLSIIVITYLCIIRSILKIPKSAGRKKAFSTCASHLTVVAIFFITTFFIYARPKKISPFDRNKYVSIFYSVLTPLLNPFIYCLRNGEVKESIKKTLSVRLTNRSMLESLYFSAFRTVHQNYKWM from the exons ATGAAGGAACACCAAAGTAACAACATCACTGCATTTATTTTAGTGGGATTCCCAACACATCCAAAACTACAACCTCTCCTCTTCACCATCTtccttataatatatattttaactgTATCAGAAAACGTGGTCATCATTGTAACCATCAGAATGAATAGTTTACTGCACAAACCAATGTACTATCTATTGTGCAGTCTTTCTGTCTTGGAAATCTGGTATGTCACGGTCACTGTACCCAATCTCCTACATAATATCCTCACTCAAAACAAACAGATCAACTTTTTTGCCTGCATGGCTCAGCTATACATTTTCATATCCCTTGCCTGCACGGAATGTGTCCTTCTTGCAGTCATGGCTTTTGACAGGTACGTGGCAATATGTATCCCTCTGCATTATACAGACATTATGAGTAACACTTGTTGCCTATGTTTGGCCGTTGGATCCTGGGTGCTTGGCTTTTCTATAGCTATGTTTAAAGTCATTCTGATTTTCAGATCCTCCTTCTGTGGTTCTAACATTATCAACCACTTTTTCTGTGATATATCTCCAGTGCTGAATTTGGCGTGTACAGACGTTTCTCTTGCTGAATTGGTGGATTTCATTCTGGGCATGATAGTTACTGTTGTCCCCCTTTCCATTATTGTGATCACCTATTTATGCATCATAAGGTCAATTCTGAAAATTCCAAAGAGTGCTGGACGGAAGAAAGCCTTCTCCACATGTGCATCGCATCTTACAGTAGTCGCCATATTTTTTATCACAACGTTTTTTATCTATGCAAGACCGAAAAAGATCAGTCCGTTTGATAGGAATAAATATGTGTCTATTTTTTATTCCGTTTTGACTCCACTTTTAAATCCCTTCATCTATTGCCTTAGGAATGGTGAAGTGAAAGAATCTATAAAAaagactcttag cgtccgcctcact